GTTAAGAACCAATATTGTTCTAGATGAAGCATTGATTAAAAGCGGGCTTAAGGTTACAGGTTTTAAGACAAAACGGGCGCTCGTTGATTATGCTCTTCGTGAGTTACTCCGTCATGAGGCGTCAGAGAAAATATTAAAATTGAAGGGGAGGG
This is a stretch of genomic DNA from Chlamydiota bacterium. It encodes these proteins:
- a CDS encoding type II toxin-antitoxin system VapB family antitoxin — encoded protein: MLRTNIVLDEALIKSGLKVTGFKTKRALVDYALRELLRHEASEKILKLKGRVHWKGNLSEWRRGRRLR